GCCGCCTCCGCGAATGACATCTCCACCTTCGGGGCGGCTTATTAATTCGTTTTGAAGATTGCGATACTCTTCGTCCGTCAAAAGAGATTTCACTTGCCGAGTGAAAATTGGCGTTTCGATAATCTGCCTGGCCAATATACGCCAATGAAGTATGCGAGTCAATAGCCAACCTGATTACCATCAGGCGACTGCTGGTCGACTCCAAAAATTCTGCGCTAGGTTACGAATTGCAGCCGTCACTTGGATTTAACAAAAAACATAAACTGGTGAACAAAATAATTCCAAAATATTCTTGCAAGAATACTCATTTTTTATATATTGGTGTACAAAAATTACCATTAAATGAAATGGCAACCACAATTCCAATCATCCACGGCCGCGGCGCCAATCTCAATCCCGCCAACCGTTTCGAGCCGATTGCGCTTGAAATCGATCCGGAATGGCTGAACGAGGAAGGCCTGCCCGCGCCGCAAACGCATTTCTTCATCGACAGCACGCGCGGCATCATCTCGAAAAGCGACAGTCCGGATCTCGGGCAGATGTACAGCCTCAATCCCTATCGCGGCTGCGAGCACGGCTGCATTTACTGTTATGCCCGGCCCTCGCACGAATATTTCGGTTGGTCGTCGGGATTGGATTTCGAAACCAAAATTCTCGTGAAGCCCGACGCGCCTGAGCTGCTCGCGCAAGAATTCGAAAAACGAAGCTGGAAGCCGCAGACCGTCGTGCTTTCCGGAAATACCGATTGCTACCAGCTTGCCGAGCGGCGCTTGCGCATCACGCGCGGCTGCCTGGAAGTGTTTTTGCGCTATCGCAATCCCGTGGGCATCATCACCAAAAATGCGCTGG
This portion of the Cytophagia bacterium CHB2 genome encodes:
- a CDS encoding radical SAM protein; translation: MATTIPIIHGRGANLNPANRFEPIALEIDPEWLNEEGLPAPQTHFFIDSTRGIISKSDSPDLGQMYSLNPYRGCEHGCIYCYARPSHEYFGWSSGLDFETKILVKPDAPELLAQEFEKRSWKPQTVVLSGNTDCYQLAERRLRITRGCLEVFLRYRNPVGIITKNALVLRDLDLLAEMAKLNLVAVTLSITTLDNQLCRKMEPRTSAPERTMIGPWQLTSPRRRPVTSSAAPLTSPSTLPPEPISTGPETATSPLSVPSTRRPPLPETLPVSGERAPITLVSEVCRAMNAGAR